The sequence CGGTGTGTTCCGCAACGACCTGCGCTCGGTCACGATCGACGTCCACCAGTTTCATTTCTGGGAAACGGTCGGCGGGTTCGTGCGCGAGGGGATCTGGCACATCTGGAGCGGCCTCGACCACATCTGTTTCCTGCTCGCGCTGTTGCTACCGTCGCCGCTCACGCGCAGCGGGCGGGAGTGGAAGCCGCGTGGCGGCTTCTGGCCGACCTGGCGCGAGGTGCTGAAGGTGGTCACCTCGTTCACGCTGGCGCACACGCTCACGCTCTGCCTGTCCTTCTTCGGCGTGATCCGGCTGCGCTCGCAGTGGGTGGAAGTGGCGATCGCGCTGTCGGTGTTCGCAGCGGCCTGGAACAACCTGCACCCGTTTCTGCCGGGTCGCGCCTGGCTGATGGCGCTGACCTTCGGACTGGTGCACGGAATGGGCTTCGCCGGCGCGCTCAACAATCTTGCGCTGCCGCGCCATGCACGCGGGCTGGCGCTCGGTTCCTTCAACCTCGGAGTGGAAATCGGCCAGCTGGTGGTCGTGGCCGCAGTGTTGCCGCTGCTGTTCTTCGCGTCTCGACAGAAGTGGTACGCCCGTGTGGTGATGGGGGCGGGCTCGCTCGGTATCGCCTGGCTGGCGGCGGTCTGGGTGATCGAGCGGGCGTTCGGGCTGCAGCTGTTTTCGGGTCGCTGAGCGAAATGCCAGGGGCGAGTGGATCACTCCACCCGCCCCTGCTTCCGCGAATGCGATCGCGAGCGGCAGACTACGCGAGCGACGCCTCGCGCTTGCGCAGCATCGCGCTGGCCGCGATCAGCAGCGCTCCCACCATCAACACCAGCCCCCAGGTCGGGAGCATGGGCACCGCGGTGCCGACGTTGATGGTGCTGGTCTGGCCGGCGAAGTTGGTGGGCGTGTTCACCGGGGTCGAGCCGTCACGCGCCAGAGCGTGGAGGCCGTCGGTCGGCATCGCGCCATAGTTCCAGATGTCGATACCGGAAGCGTAGTTGAGGGTGCCCCCGCCGGTGCCGAGGAAGCCGGAGGCCAGCGTGTAGTCCGGGGTCACTGCGCCCGGAGCGCTGGCGTAGCCCGGCGTCGCGATCAACACCCAGGTGTTGGCGGTCGCCGTGCTGGGAAGATTGGTCACGAAGTTGAAGGTATGCCCGCTCGCCGTGACCGTGAACGGGCCGAGGGCGGCCTCGCCGGCGGCGGGGCAGAAGAGCTCGACGTACTGCACG is a genomic window of Candidatus Sulfotelmatobacter sp. containing:
- a CDS encoding HupE/UreJ family protein, with the protein product MSVAPLLASPPAFAHGVGMSQLSLQISGRELEGKWEINLRDARWAIGLDPSVSGDPGWLDLRSNEIRLREYVARRLTLAADSGACAVTLAPAPMEWQPEMSQVVLRLSARCPSPPDHLTLRCDMLFDVDPTHRAYFSIEDETVTSVGVFRNDLRSVTIDVHQFHFWETVGGFVREGIWHIWSGLDHICFLLALLLPSPLTRSGREWKPRGGFWPTWREVLKVVTSFTLAHTLTLCLSFFGVIRLRSQWVEVAIALSVFAAAWNNLHPFLPGRAWLMALTFGLVHGMGFAGALNNLALPRHARGLALGSFNLGVEIGQLVVVAAVLPLLFFASRQKWYARVVMGAGSLGIAWLAAVWVIERAFGLQLFSGR